A stretch of the Candidatus Palauibacter australiensis genome encodes the following:
- a CDS encoding FtsW/RodA/SpoVE family cell cycle protein, which translates to IFSVVGEEFGFIGVMLFLVLFAFLLWRVLQVASVMDDGFGSLIAFCLFAVLLTHIVVNLGMAVGMMPVTGLPLPLLSYGGSFLLVLYAGFGIVQRVAWEA; encoded by the coding sequence CATCTTCTCCGTCGTCGGGGAGGAGTTCGGATTCATCGGCGTGATGCTCTTCCTCGTGCTCTTCGCCTTCCTCCTGTGGCGCGTGCTTCAGGTGGCCTCCGTGATGGACGACGGGTTCGGAAGCCTGATCGCATTCTGCCTCTTTGCGGTCCTCCTGACGCACATCGTGGTGAACCTGGGGATGGCCGTCGGCATGATGCCCGTGACCGGATTGCCCTTGCCGCTCCTCAGCTACGGGGGGAGCTTCCTGCTCGTGCTCTACGCGGGTTTCGGGATCGTACAGCGCGTGGCGTGGGAGGCCTGA
- the accD gene encoding acetyl-CoA carboxylase, carboxyltransferase subunit beta — protein sequence MSWFSKPKRKLVSQKRELPGDVWDRCAGCGEILYSGRLEENLHVCPTCGHHFRITAESYEAMLLDGGALAELHDEHLRSADPLGFVDSRSYAERIAQAEQRGGDQDAIRTGRGEIGGREVHLGTMDFRFIGGSMGSVVGEKIRRLADRSLERQVPLIIISASGGARMQEGILSLMQMGKTAAALEQLASAGIPYVSVLTNPTTGGVTASYAMLGDVILAEPGALIGFAGPRVIKETIRQDLPEGFQTAEFLEEHGMIDRIVPRPEMRDALANLLDHMC from the coding sequence GTGTCCTGGTTCAGCAAACCGAAGCGCAAGCTGGTTTCACAGAAGCGTGAGCTCCCGGGCGACGTGTGGGATCGGTGTGCCGGGTGTGGCGAGATCCTCTACAGCGGACGGCTGGAGGAGAACCTCCACGTCTGTCCGACCTGCGGGCATCATTTTCGCATCACGGCGGAGTCCTACGAGGCCATGCTGCTCGACGGCGGCGCTCTCGCCGAGCTGCACGACGAGCATCTGCGTTCCGCCGATCCGCTCGGATTCGTCGATTCCCGCAGCTATGCCGAACGCATCGCGCAGGCGGAGCAGCGTGGCGGCGACCAGGATGCGATCCGCACCGGGCGCGGTGAGATCGGCGGCAGGGAGGTTCACCTCGGGACCATGGACTTCCGCTTCATCGGGGGGTCGATGGGATCGGTGGTGGGCGAGAAGATCCGCCGTCTCGCCGACCGCTCCCTCGAGCGGCAGGTGCCGCTCATCATCATCTCCGCCTCCGGCGGCGCGCGCATGCAGGAAGGGATCCTCTCCCTCATGCAGATGGGGAAGACGGCGGCCGCGCTTGAGCAACTCGCGAGCGCAGGCATCCCCTACGTGAGCGTCCTCACGAACCCGACCACGGGCGGCGTGACCGCGTCGTACGCGATGCTGGGGGATGTGATTCTGGCGGAACCCGGCGCCCTCATCGGCTTTGCCGGCCCGCGGGTCATCAAGGAAACGATCCGGCAGGACCTTCCGGAGGGTTTCCAGACCGCGGAGTTTCTGGAGGAGCACGGGATGATCGACCGCATCGTCCCGCGCCCGGAGATGCGCGATGCCCTCGCGAACCTCCTGGATCACATGTGCTGA
- a CDS encoding Mur ligase family protein: MLTEGGDALAALFDLRPVTRIRWGLDRIEALLAELGRPERTFDALHIAGTNGKGSTACFAASMLEEGGTRTGLYTSPHLEDVRERFLIDGAWVEESVLQSAAARVIGCETAAACTYFELATALAFTCFAECGVEVAVVETGLGGRLDATNVLRPAGTAITPISLDHTEWLGRSPEEIAREKGGILKPGAPACLGRIDPLPLATLEQVARGVGSPVVRLGRDAEVSDVAVRGDPVGTRFRYVSRARPDGVRLATGLPGRHQADNAALALLLLDCSGRAPEEGSARRGIARARLPGRFEVRPPGAGRPGCVFDIAHNPAATAVLCETLAELSLARPLVAVVGMLADKDWKRTLARLALDSDTMILTRSAVPAERRWDPSRARKWLSRERGVESIVCRNVAEAVSRGLTLAGAGTLLVTGSATTVGEARALPAFGRVRTGDG; encoded by the coding sequence GTGCTGACCGAGGGCGGGGACGCCCTTGCGGCCCTGTTCGATCTCCGCCCGGTCACAAGGATCCGCTGGGGTCTCGACAGAATCGAAGCGCTCCTGGCGGAGTTGGGTCGACCGGAACGCACCTTCGACGCCCTTCACATTGCGGGCACGAACGGAAAGGGCTCGACCGCGTGCTTCGCGGCGTCGATGCTCGAGGAGGGCGGCACGCGCACGGGCCTCTACACCTCGCCGCATCTCGAGGACGTTCGGGAACGGTTTCTGATCGACGGGGCCTGGGTGGAGGAGTCGGTCCTTCAGTCCGCCGCCGCCCGCGTCATCGGCTGCGAGACGGCTGCAGCCTGTACGTACTTCGAGTTGGCCACGGCGCTCGCCTTCACCTGCTTCGCGGAGTGCGGCGTGGAAGTGGCGGTCGTCGAGACCGGTCTTGGCGGCCGCCTCGACGCGACGAACGTCCTTCGGCCCGCCGGGACGGCGATCACGCCGATCAGTCTCGACCACACGGAATGGCTCGGTCGGTCTCCCGAGGAGATCGCGAGGGAAAAGGGGGGGATCCTGAAGCCCGGTGCGCCGGCCTGCCTGGGCCGCATCGACCCACTTCCGCTCGCAACGCTCGAGCAGGTCGCGCGCGGTGTCGGATCGCCGGTTGTGCGCCTCGGTAGGGATGCCGAAGTGTCGGACGTTGCGGTGCGAGGCGATCCCGTGGGGACGCGCTTTCGCTACGTCTCGAGGGCACGTCCCGACGGCGTGCGGCTTGCGACGGGCCTTCCGGGCCGGCACCAGGCGGACAACGCGGCGTTGGCCCTCCTGCTGCTGGACTGTTCCGGCCGTGCGCCGGAAGAGGGTTCCGCGCGCCGCGGGATCGCGCGCGCGCGCCTGCCCGGCCGCTTCGAGGTCCGCCCTCCGGGGGCCGGGCGCCCGGGCTGCGTGTTCGATATCGCGCACAATCCGGCCGCCACCGCGGTACTCTGCGAGACGCTGGCGGAGCTGTCGCTGGCGCGGCCGCTGGTGGCCGTGGTCGGGATGCTGGCCGACAAGGACTGGAAGCGAACGCTGGCCCGACTCGCGCTTGACAGCGACACTATGATTCTGACTCGATCCGCCGTCCCCGCGGAGAGACGGTGGGACCCGTCGCGGGCGCGGAAATGGCTGTCGCGTGAACGGGGCGTTGAATCGATCGTGTGCCGAAACGTGGCCGAGGCGGTCTCACGGGGACTGACGCTCGCCGGTGCCGGAACGTTATTGGTCACGGGATCCGCAACCACCGTGGGCGAGGCCCGGGCGTTGCCCGCATTCGGCCGCGTACGAACAGGAGACGGATGA
- a CDS encoding BrxA/BrxB family bacilliredoxin, with amino-acid sequence MLYDPRLVQPMRDELTRLGVRELRTSDEVDEALGAGGETLVVVNSVCGCAARNARPAVAMAMGHGKQPDRVVTVFAGQDVEATARARQYFTGVRPSSPSLALLSEGELQFMLERHQIEGREAHDIAADLTKAYDEYCAAS; translated from the coding sequence ATGCTGTACGATCCCAGGCTGGTACAACCGATGCGAGACGAACTCACCCGCCTTGGCGTGCGTGAGCTTCGGACTTCCGATGAAGTGGACGAGGCCCTCGGGGCTGGCGGGGAGACGCTCGTTGTCGTGAACTCCGTCTGCGGCTGCGCGGCGCGCAACGCGCGACCCGCCGTGGCGATGGCCATGGGCCACGGGAAGCAGCCCGACCGCGTCGTCACGGTGTTCGCCGGGCAGGATGTGGAGGCGACGGCGCGCGCGCGGCAGTACTTCACCGGCGTGCGGCCATCTTCGCCGTCTCTCGCGCTGCTCTCGGAGGGGGAGCTGCAGTTCATGCTCGAGCGGCACCAGATCGAGGGCCGCGAGGCGCACGATATCGCGGCCGACCTCACGAAGGCGTACGACGAATACTGCGCCGCGAGCTAG